In Enterobacter sp. 638, a single window of DNA contains:
- a CDS encoding DUF2878 domain-containing protein, with product MNRHVQVFLIAIAFDLYWTLVVLFRERGLFLWLALAVLACLMLSPAHRLYALLLAAMGSGLDTLWALTGLIDFHGEALLPLWMMALWLMFATVWTHLTRTTTLPGWILTLMGTLGGPVAYIIGERLGAMTFLEPAFVVVSWMALGWLTLMLLFHIVMGRRPCDPL from the coding sequence ATGAACCGCCACGTGCAGGTTTTTCTGATAGCGATTGCGTTCGATCTTTACTGGACGCTGGTGGTGCTGTTTCGCGAGCGCGGGCTGTTTTTGTGGCTCGCACTCGCGGTTCTGGCCTGCCTGATGCTCTCGCCTGCACATCGGCTTTATGCGCTTCTGCTGGCGGCAATGGGCAGCGGTCTGGATACCCTCTGGGCGTTGACGGGGTTGATCGACTTTCACGGGGAGGCATTGTTACCGCTTTGGATGATGGCGCTGTGGCTGATGTTCGCCACCGTCTGGACCCATCTGACCCGAACAACCACGCTCCCGGGATGGATCCTCACGCTGATGGGAACCCTCGGCGGCCCGGTGGCATACATCATTGGCGAACGGTTAGGCGCAATGACGTTTCTGGAACCGGCCTTTGTCGTCGTCAGTTGGATGGCGCTGGGGTGGCTTACCCTGATGCTGTTATTTCATATTGTGATGGGGAGACGACCATGCGATCCGCTTTAA
- a CDS encoding cyclopropane-fatty-acyl-phospholipid synthase family protein, with amino-acid sequence MTDPAFALDPDIPRNVRLARWLLFRLLGGISSGSLTVREGTQAFHFGDSSSALGAEVQILAPDVYWRLLTGGSLAAAEAWMDGEWETHDLTSLLQVLALNSSVLGRLESGFRVLGKPVERLRHWMRRNHRDQARENIAAHYDLGNEFYAHFLDRELLYSSALFTADEQDLTIAQQAKMARLCEQLSLSASDHLLEIGTGWGAMAEYAALHYGCRVTTTTLSQEQFTWAKERIARAGLQDRVQVLLCDYRDLTGEYDKLVSVEMIEAVGQRYLPAFFSTCQARLRPGGKMAIQAITIQDQRYRDYSKSVDFIQRYIFPGGFLPSITAMSELMTRHTDFVVRNLFDMGPDYARTLAHWRQRFLHAWQDIEKLGFDERFRRMWLYYFAYCEAGFNARTISVVQLTAERV; translated from the coding sequence ATGACCGATCCTGCCTTTGCGCTTGATCCAGATATTCCGCGCAACGTCCGTCTCGCTCGCTGGCTGCTCTTTCGTCTTTTAGGCGGTATCAGCAGCGGTTCGCTTACCGTACGAGAAGGGACGCAGGCCTTCCATTTTGGCGACTCGTCTTCCGCGCTGGGCGCTGAAGTGCAGATTCTGGCCCCGGACGTTTACTGGCGGCTGCTGACCGGCGGAAGCCTTGCCGCCGCCGAAGCCTGGATGGATGGGGAATGGGAAACGCATGACCTGACATCGCTGTTGCAGGTGCTGGCGCTAAACAGCAGCGTGCTGGGGCGGCTTGAAAGCGGTTTTCGCGTGCTGGGCAAACCCGTTGAGCGCCTTCGACACTGGATGCGTCGCAACCACCGCGATCAGGCGCGGGAAAATATCGCCGCCCATTACGATCTCGGCAATGAGTTTTACGCGCACTTTCTCGACCGGGAGCTGCTCTACTCCAGCGCATTATTTACCGCTGATGAGCAGGATCTGACCATCGCGCAACAGGCAAAAATGGCGCGACTGTGTGAACAGTTGTCCCTTAGCGCAAGCGATCATCTGCTGGAAATCGGTACCGGCTGGGGCGCGATGGCGGAATACGCCGCGCTTCACTATGGCTGTCGCGTCACCACCACCACGTTATCGCAGGAGCAATTCACCTGGGCAAAAGAGCGGATCGCCCGCGCGGGATTGCAGGACCGGGTTCAGGTATTGCTCTGCGATTATCGCGACTTGACGGGTGAATACGACAAGCTGGTGTCGGTCGAGATGATAGAAGCGGTGGGTCAACGCTATCTGCCCGCGTTCTTCAGCACCTGCCAGGCACGCCTGCGCCCGGGCGGCAAAATGGCGATTCAGGCCATTACTATTCAGGATCAGCGCTATCGCGACTACAGCAAAAGCGTTGATTTCATTCAGCGTTATATCTTCCCCGGCGGATTTTTACCGAGCATTACCGCGATGAGCGAACTGATGACGCGCCACACGGATTTTGTTGTCCGCAATTTGTTCGACATGGGGCCCGATTACGCGCGCACGCTGGCTCACTGGCGGCAACGTTTTCTCCACGCCTGGCAGGATATTGAAAAACTGGGCTTTGATGAACGCTTCCGCCGGATGTGGCTCTATTATTTTGCCTACTGCGAAGCCGGATTTAATGCACGCACCATTAGCGTGGTGCAGTTGACTGCGGAGCGCGTATGA
- a CDS encoding SDR family NAD(P)-dependent oxidoreductase: MMTVLITGASSGIGAGLAKSWADEGCHVIACGRDPARLEALHQYNANITVRLFDMTDKASCRQALAGCHADLVILCAGTCEYLDNGVVDAALVERVMNTNFLGPVNCIAALQSQLVAGNRVVLVSSMAHWLPFPRAEAYGASKAALTWFAESLRLDWEPKGIAVTVVSPGFVDTPLTRKNDFSMPGQVSVDSAVKAIRRGLAKGKNHIAFPTGFSLILRLLAGLPGFLQRALLRRMVRS, encoded by the coding sequence ATGATGACTGTCCTCATCACTGGCGCAAGCTCTGGCATTGGGGCTGGGCTGGCAAAATCCTGGGCGGATGAAGGGTGTCACGTTATCGCCTGCGGCCGGGATCCAGCCCGGCTGGAAGCGCTGCATCAGTACAACGCGAATATTACGGTTCGTCTGTTTGATATGACGGACAAAGCGTCCTGTCGTCAGGCGCTAGCCGGATGTCATGCCGATCTGGTGATTCTCTGCGCAGGCACCTGCGAGTACCTGGATAACGGTGTGGTGGATGCCGCGCTGGTCGAACGGGTCATGAACACGAATTTTTTGGGGCCCGTGAACTGCATCGCGGCACTTCAGTCGCAGCTGGTGGCGGGCAACCGCGTGGTGTTGGTCAGCTCGATGGCGCACTGGCTCCCCTTCCCTCGCGCAGAGGCCTATGGCGCGTCAAAAGCGGCATTGACGTGGTTTGCCGAGAGTTTGCGTCTGGACTGGGAGCCGAAGGGAATTGCCGTCACGGTGGTCTCGCCGGGCTTTGTCGACACGCCCCTCACCCGCAAAAATGATTTCTCCATGCCCGGTCAGGTCAGCGTAGACAGCGCCGTGAAAGCAATCCGTCGAGGTCTGGCAAAAGGGAAAAACCACATCGCGTTCCCCACGGGTTTCAGTCTGATTTTACGCCTGCTGGCAGGCTTACCCGGTTTTCTTCAACGCGCCCTGCTGCGCCGGATGGTGCGCTCATGA
- a CDS encoding ABC transporter substrate-binding protein yields MKSPSRINFTLSLLAASILCASTASWAASVPAGTQLAEKQELVRNNGSEPASLDPHKVESDVEFNIISDLFEGLVSVSPGGEIVPRLAEKWENKDNTVWTFHLRPGITWSDGTAITAQDVVWSWQRLVDPKTASPYASYPGNMHLVNAADIAQGKKTPDSLGVKALNDTTLEVTLNQPNAAFLAMLAHPSLVPVDKVLIGRFGEKWTKPEHFVSSGAYKLSQWVVNERIVAERNPRYWDNAHTVINKVTYLPITSEASDVNRYKAGEIDIVYTVPINQFAQLKKTLGTELDVSPQLATYYYEFNTTRPPFNDVRVRKALNMALDKDIIADKVLGQGQRPAWLVSQPDIGGVKLKNPDYASWPIDKRIAEAKKLLNDAGFNDTHPLSFNLLYNTSESHQRIAIAASSMWKKNLGVEAKLQNQEWKTMLDTMHTHNFDAVRYAWIADYDDAATFLNNFRTGDSENTSQYSNPAYDNALAEAAKAKTPEERGKFYQQAEDLLAQDVPAIPVYHYVRTHLVKPWVGGFTPDKLGFYYTKDMYIKKH; encoded by the coding sequence ATGAAATCACCATCACGCATTAACTTTACACTCTCTTTGCTGGCCGCGAGCATCCTGTGCGCAAGCACAGCGAGCTGGGCCGCTAGCGTGCCAGCAGGAACCCAACTGGCAGAAAAACAGGAACTGGTCAGAAACAACGGCAGTGAACCAGCATCGCTCGATCCGCATAAAGTCGAAAGCGACGTCGAATTCAATATTATCAGTGATTTGTTCGAAGGTCTGGTGAGTGTCTCGCCTGGCGGTGAGATTGTGCCGCGACTGGCAGAGAAATGGGAGAATAAAGACAATACCGTCTGGACTTTCCATTTACGTCCTGGCATCACCTGGAGCGACGGCACCGCCATCACCGCGCAGGATGTGGTCTGGAGCTGGCAGCGTCTGGTTGACCCGAAAACGGCGTCACCTTACGCCAGCTATCCGGGCAATATGCATCTCGTCAACGCCGCAGATATCGCGCAGGGCAAGAAGACGCCGGATTCGCTGGGCGTGAAAGCCCTCAACGACACCACGCTGGAAGTCACGCTGAACCAGCCTAATGCGGCATTTCTCGCCATGCTGGCGCATCCCTCACTCGTCCCGGTTGATAAAGTGCTGATCGGCCGTTTTGGTGAAAAGTGGACGAAACCGGAGCATTTCGTCAGCAGCGGGGCGTATAAGCTCTCGCAGTGGGTGGTCAACGAGCGCATTGTCGCCGAACGTAACCCGCGCTACTGGGATAATGCACATACGGTGATCAACAAGGTCACGTATCTGCCGATTACCTCTGAAGCGTCCGATGTGAATCGCTACAAGGCCGGTGAGATCGACATCGTCTATACGGTGCCTATCAACCAGTTCGCTCAGCTTAAAAAAACGCTGGGAACGGAGCTGGACGTGTCGCCGCAGCTCGCCACCTATTATTACGAATTCAATACCACCCGACCGCCGTTTAATGATGTGCGCGTGCGTAAAGCGCTGAACATGGCGCTGGATAAAGACATTATTGCCGACAAAGTGTTGGGGCAGGGTCAGCGTCCGGCATGGCTTGTCAGTCAGCCGGACATTGGCGGCGTTAAGCTTAAGAACCCGGACTACGCGAGCTGGCCAATCGACAAGCGTATCGCGGAGGCGAAAAAACTGTTGAACGACGCGGGTTTCAACGACACCCATCCACTCAGCTTTAATTTGCTCTATAACACCTCGGAATCGCATCAGCGCATCGCTATTGCGGCGAGTTCGATGTGGAAGAAAAACCTGGGCGTGGAAGCCAAGCTGCAAAATCAGGAGTGGAAAACCATGCTGGATACCATGCACACCCACAATTTTGATGCGGTGCGTTACGCATGGATTGCGGATTATGACGATGCCGCGACTTTCCTGAACAACTTCCGTACCGGTGATAGTGAAAACACCAGCCAGTACAGTAATCCGGCTTATGACAACGCGCTGGCGGAGGCGGCAAAAGCGAAAACTCCTGAAGAGCGCGGCAAGTTCTACCAGCAAGCCGAAGATCTGCTGGCGCAGGATGTGCCCGCCATTCCGGTGTATCACTATGTCAGAACCCATCTGGTGAAACCGTGGGTCGGTGGATTTACGCCCGATAAACTGGGCTTTTATTACACCAAAGATATGTACATCAAAAAGCATTAA
- a CDS encoding FAD-dependent oxidoreductase — MNIAIIGSGIAGMTCAWRLAGHHNVTIFEAEATPGGHTATVDVTTPQGTYAIDTGFIVYNDRTYPRFMGLLSELGIHGQKTQMSFSVHNPQSGLEYNGHTLTSLFAQRRNLVNPRFWGLLKDITRFNREAKAALASRVDENATLQTFLEQHGFSPFFARHYILPMGAAIWSCSLQEMRRFPLPLFLRFFEHHGLLDITDRPQWYVVPGGSREYLRAMLAQLGDRVTLHLNAPVQQVFRHEKGVKIQLEATSHAFDQVIFACHSSQALAMLDDPTPAEREVLGNIGWQRNEVVLHSDPHWLPVRERAWASWNYRLSERDQASACVTYNMNILQGLPAGSPLFCVTLNPETTVDERYVLKRFVYEHPLFNPKSWRAQARRHEINGHQRSWYCGAYWYNGFHEDGVRSALDVVHGIACGEGN; from the coding sequence ATGAATATCGCAATTATTGGCAGCGGCATTGCCGGAATGACCTGCGCCTGGCGTCTGGCCGGGCATCATAATGTCACGATTTTCGAGGCAGAAGCGACACCGGGCGGGCATACCGCGACGGTCGATGTCACCACGCCGCAAGGCACCTATGCGATTGATACGGGGTTTATTGTCTACAACGATCGAACCTATCCGCGCTTTATGGGCCTGCTCAGCGAGTTGGGTATTCACGGGCAAAAAACCCAGATGAGTTTCTCGGTACACAACCCGCAAAGCGGTCTGGAATACAACGGGCACACCCTGACGTCGCTTTTTGCCCAGCGGCGTAATCTGGTCAACCCCAGATTCTGGGGTCTGCTGAAAGACATCACGCGCTTTAACCGTGAGGCGAAAGCCGCGCTGGCAAGCCGTGTTGACGAGAACGCCACGCTCCAGACGTTCCTGGAACAGCACGGCTTCAGCCCGTTTTTTGCCCGTCATTATATTCTGCCAATGGGCGCCGCCATCTGGTCGTGCTCTCTTCAGGAGATGCGTCGTTTTCCGCTGCCGCTGTTTTTGCGCTTCTTTGAGCATCACGGTCTGCTGGATATCACCGATCGCCCGCAGTGGTATGTGGTGCCGGGCGGTTCGCGAGAGTATCTCCGCGCCATGCTGGCGCAACTGGGCGATCGCGTGACCCTGCATCTTAACGCGCCGGTGCAGCAGGTATTCCGTCATGAAAAGGGCGTGAAGATTCAACTGGAGGCAACAAGCCATGCCTTTGACCAGGTGATCTTCGCCTGCCATTCCTCACAGGCGCTGGCGATGCTTGACGACCCAACCCCTGCTGAACGCGAGGTGCTGGGAAATATCGGCTGGCAGCGTAATGAGGTGGTTTTGCACAGCGATCCGCACTGGCTGCCGGTGCGCGAGCGCGCCTGGGCCAGCTGGAACTATCGCCTGAGCGAACGCGATCAGGCCAGCGCGTGCGTCACCTACAACATGAATATTTTGCAAGGATTGCCAGCCGGAAGCCCATTGTTCTGCGTCACGCTTAACCCCGAAACCACCGTGGACGAGCGCTATGTCCTGAAACGTTTTGTCTATGAGCACCCGCTGTTTAATCCGAAAAGCTGGCGTGCACAGGCCCGTCGCCACGAGATTAACGGCCACCAGCGGAGCTGGTATTGCGGAGCCTACTGGTACAACGGGTTTCATGAGGATGGCGTTCGCAGCGCACTTGATGTGGTGCACGGCATTGCCTGCGGAGAGGGAAACTGA
- a CDS encoding DUF1365 domain-containing protein, producing MNSCLYQGILRHRRLQPKAHHFRYTVFMAWIDLDELDALPSVGIRRNRFAAAAFYDADYPLGTPLKECALNRIESLTGERPDGRVMLLTQLRYLGFHFNPVNFYYCYDATDTLRWVLAEVRNTPWNERHYYAVDGQTTRPIEKAFHVSPFNPMDMVYHWRFNNPNKTLHMHIENHQESKVFDATLILKREPLTRAALRSLLLRIPLMTLKTVLTIYWQALRLWLKRVPLHNHPVSRSERS from the coding sequence ATGAACAGTTGCCTGTATCAGGGGATTTTACGCCATCGCCGTCTCCAGCCTAAAGCGCACCATTTTCGCTATACCGTTTTTATGGCCTGGATCGATCTCGATGAGCTTGATGCACTGCCTTCGGTCGGGATCCGGCGTAACCGGTTTGCTGCCGCAGCCTTTTACGATGCGGATTATCCCCTCGGCACGCCGCTGAAAGAGTGCGCGCTCAACCGTATAGAAAGCCTGACCGGTGAACGTCCCGATGGCCGCGTGATGCTCCTGACTCAGCTGCGTTATCTCGGTTTTCACTTTAATCCGGTCAATTTTTACTATTGCTATGACGCAACAGACACCCTGCGCTGGGTGCTGGCCGAGGTACGCAACACGCCGTGGAATGAGCGTCATTACTATGCCGTGGATGGCCAGACAACACGCCCAATTGAAAAAGCTTTTCACGTTTCACCGTTTAACCCAATGGACATGGTCTATCACTGGCGCTTTAACAATCCCAATAAAACGCTGCATATGCATATTGAAAACCATCAGGAATCGAAGGTCTTTGACGCCACGCTGATACTGAAACGTGAGCCACTCACGCGCGCGGCCCTGCGATCCCTGCTGTTGCGTATTCCGTTGATGACCTTAAAAACCGTCCTGACGATTTACTGGCAAGCGCTGCGGCTATGGCTGAAGCGCGTGCCTCTTCACAACCACCCCGTTAGCAGGAGTGAACGCTCATGA
- a CDS encoding GNAT family protein, producing MSSINTSRLVIRPFEGKDAVALLEYLSSPQAPCFQDEKLNSLEEAKAEAIRRSKDNSQFAVCLKENDTLIGHLFADNRDEPDKNTLSVGWHFNTRYQGQGFATEATSALFHYLFTQQQARRLYAYVEDYNMVSQKLCERLHMRREGYFLEFVSFESENGIERYDNTFLYALLKKEWFQ from the coding sequence ATGAGCAGCATAAACACATCACGATTGGTTATCCGCCCTTTCGAGGGAAAAGATGCCGTTGCCCTTCTGGAATACCTTTCTTCGCCACAGGCGCCTTGTTTTCAGGATGAGAAACTGAACTCACTGGAAGAAGCAAAGGCAGAAGCAATAAGAAGGTCGAAGGACAATAGCCAGTTCGCCGTCTGCCTTAAAGAAAATGACACATTAATCGGTCACCTCTTTGCTGATAATCGGGACGAACCTGACAAGAATACATTGTCGGTAGGCTGGCACTTTAATACTCGGTATCAAGGACAAGGATTTGCAACAGAGGCGACCTCAGCGCTTTTTCACTATTTGTTTACGCAACAACAGGCGCGACGTCTTTATGCGTATGTTGAAGATTATAATATGGTGTCGCAAAAACTGTGCGAGCGTCTGCATATGCGGCGTGAAGGATATTTCCTGGAGTTTGTTTCCTTTGAATCTGAAAACGGAATTGAACGATACGATAATACCTTTCTCTACGCGCTGCTCAAAAAAGAGTGGTTTCAGTAA
- a CDS encoding DUF3833 domain-containing protein: MKRILALGAALMMLLAGCSADISDYRSQQPSLDIFRYFQGKTEAWGMVQDRSGKQLRRFHVEIAGDVIGDTLTLNEHFVYDDGEKQHRVWHIRRVSADRYEGTAGDIEGVATGQAAGNAFNWRYSMNVKADGKTWLLHFDDWMYLQDGTHLFNKTEMKKFGVTVATVTLFFTRKEP; this comes from the coding sequence ATGAAACGCATTCTGGCATTGGGCGCAGCCCTGATGATGTTACTGGCGGGCTGTAGCGCGGACATTAGCGATTATCGAAGCCAACAGCCGTCACTCGATATCTTCCGCTATTTCCAGGGGAAAACCGAGGCGTGGGGCATGGTACAAGATCGCAGCGGCAAGCAGTTGCGTCGCTTTCACGTTGAGATTGCTGGTGATGTCATCGGTGATACGCTGACGCTGAATGAACATTTTGTCTATGACGATGGCGAGAAGCAGCATCGGGTCTGGCACATTCGCCGCGTAAGCGCCGATCGGTACGAAGGGACTGCGGGCGATATTGAAGGCGTGGCAACGGGCCAGGCGGCAGGTAACGCCTTTAACTGGCGCTACAGCATGAACGTGAAAGCAGACGGCAAAACCTGGCTGCTGCACTTCGATGACTGGATGTACTTGCAGGACGGCACGCATCTGTTTAACAAGACAGAGATGAAAAAGTTCGGCGTCACCGTCGCAACCGTCACGCTGTTCTTCACCCGAAAAGAGCCGTAG
- a CDS encoding GNAT family N-acetyltransferase — translation MSFKHLISGWTPCSFDDYAETYQTYGGSINMHPDIVEFLMRKGQKGFSFWQRRNKDGVCGAYFVTENNEIGLNVWREYPVSFDEVMLPVSAEQKIWLPDRTNRLSSRHRDNIRNSSFFYRAKRSICHVKDAFSAKTMKKRNGELRKFIGLGGQCYRLSDMSPKEIARLYILLFKLRFADSVRCYEESKIEEFFSALPHLIFGNVLFFDDTPCAIDLVLRASSNSMEYFDVPNGGVDPKFSEYSPGSILMWANIKDARGLCALQQKEMVFSIGMYEKNWDYKLRWADTAKTGKVITL, via the coding sequence ATGAGTTTTAAGCATTTAATTTCAGGCTGGACGCCTTGCAGTTTTGATGATTACGCTGAAACATACCAGACGTATGGCGGGAGCATTAACATGCACCCTGACATTGTCGAGTTTTTGATGAGAAAAGGTCAGAAGGGTTTTTCGTTCTGGCAGCGGCGTAATAAAGATGGCGTTTGTGGTGCTTATTTTGTCACCGAAAATAATGAGATAGGCCTGAATGTCTGGCGAGAATATCCGGTGTCATTTGATGAAGTTATGCTCCCTGTGTCGGCAGAGCAGAAGATCTGGCTGCCTGACAGGACGAACCGTTTGTCATCACGTCATCGCGATAACATTCGTAACTCTAGCTTTTTCTACCGGGCAAAACGCAGTATCTGCCATGTTAAAGACGCGTTTTCCGCTAAAACAATGAAGAAACGTAACGGGGAATTAAGGAAGTTTATCGGTTTAGGCGGTCAATGTTATCGCCTGTCAGACATGTCGCCAAAAGAGATAGCCCGTCTCTATATACTGCTCTTTAAGCTGCGTTTTGCGGATTCAGTACGTTGCTATGAAGAAAGCAAGATAGAAGAATTTTTTTCTGCCTTACCGCATTTAATTTTCGGCAACGTATTGTTCTTCGACGATACCCCTTGCGCTATTGATCTTGTCTTGCGTGCAAGCAGTAATAGCATGGAGTATTTTGATGTACCAAACGGTGGCGTAGACCCCAAGTTTTCAGAATACAGCCCTGGCAGTATATTAATGTGGGCAAACATTAAAGATGCTCGCGGTTTATGTGCTTTACAACAAAAAGAAATGGTATTTTCAATAGGAATGTATGAAAAAAATTGGGACTATAAATTGAGATGGGCTGATACTGCAAAGACAGGCAAGGTTATTACTCTCTAA
- a CDS encoding nuclear transport factor 2 family protein, protein MSTMPSVINRFMDYYAELDSQPPSALAALYHPDAALIDPFGEHQGLFALQRYFTHLLANVDHCRFVIDAPLCVTDRFAVTWTMHWSHPRVSGGEKLALPGCSVVDVQDDQIIRQRDYYDAGEMIYEHLPVLGWAVRGVKRRVRS, encoded by the coding sequence ATGAGCACTATGCCGTCGGTTATCAATCGATTTATGGACTATTACGCAGAGCTCGATAGCCAGCCACCGTCGGCGCTGGCGGCGCTCTATCATCCTGATGCGGCCCTCATCGACCCATTCGGCGAGCATCAGGGGCTGTTTGCGCTCCAGCGTTACTTCACGCATCTGCTGGCGAACGTGGATCACTGCCGCTTTGTTATTGATGCCCCGCTCTGCGTCACCGACCGTTTTGCCGTGACATGGACCATGCACTGGTCTCACCCGCGCGTTTCCGGGGGTGAGAAACTTGCCCTGCCTGGGTGCTCGGTGGTGGACGTGCAGGACGACCAGATTATTCGCCAACGCGACTATTACGATGCCGGAGAGATGATCTACGAACATCTTCCCGTGCTGGGCTGGGCGGTGCGCGGCGTCAAAAGGAGGGTGCGCTCATGA
- a CDS encoding MFS transporter, translated as MSLRSLQALCLASFFIADVRDGLGPFLGIFLTERHWQPDEVGFLMTAGGVAGLLATLPAGFITDTSKNKRALLAVLCVMITVSTLLIWFSQGDGIAAFSQIISGVCAAFVGPLITGITLGLTGQNGFSAQMGKNEAFNHAGNFLTALIGGGIAWYWGIDGIFLLMACTTVLTLCALLAIRNKDIDNNAARGLASSENQPIPSFSILTKNTALLVTGLTLLLFHLANAALLPMLSMRNAGITGAMNPGLYAAITVIISQAVMIPVALWVALRIERHGYWRLIMLALLLMPVRAAMAAATDTPLMMVPVQILDGVAAGILGVAVPGFIVKLLQGSGHVNAGQSVVMLMQGAGASLSPALTGTIAGRYSFSTAFSVLSVIALAALLVWWRYADLLMTHSAASPVKVVTD; from the coding sequence ATGTCTCTTCGTTCACTGCAGGCGCTGTGCCTGGCCAGTTTTTTTATTGCTGATGTGCGTGATGGTTTGGGTCCCTTTCTGGGGATATTTCTCACTGAACGTCACTGGCAACCTGATGAGGTGGGATTTTTAATGACAGCAGGCGGCGTCGCAGGACTGCTGGCCACACTGCCTGCTGGATTTATCACTGACACCTCTAAAAATAAACGCGCTCTGCTGGCCGTACTTTGCGTGATGATCACCGTGAGCACTCTGCTGATTTGGTTCAGTCAAGGTGACGGTATCGCCGCGTTCTCCCAAATTATCAGCGGTGTCTGCGCGGCGTTTGTCGGCCCACTTATCACCGGTATTACGTTGGGTCTGACGGGGCAAAACGGATTTAGCGCCCAGATGGGCAAAAATGAAGCCTTTAACCATGCCGGGAATTTCTTAACGGCGTTGATCGGCGGTGGTATCGCCTGGTACTGGGGAATTGACGGTATTTTCCTGTTGATGGCATGCACGACCGTCCTGACTCTGTGCGCGCTGTTGGCCATTCGTAATAAGGACATTGATAACAATGCGGCGAGGGGACTGGCGTCGTCTGAAAATCAACCGATACCCAGCTTTTCAATACTGACCAAAAACACGGCACTTCTCGTCACAGGCTTAACACTGTTGCTCTTTCACCTGGCAAATGCGGCGTTGTTACCGATGCTAAGTATGAGAAACGCCGGGATTACCGGCGCGATGAATCCCGGTTTGTATGCCGCTATCACCGTGATCATTTCTCAGGCCGTGATGATCCCCGTAGCGCTCTGGGTGGCGTTGCGAATCGAGAGACACGGCTACTGGCGATTGATTATGCTGGCATTGCTCCTCATGCCCGTCAGAGCCGCCATGGCCGCGGCGACGGATACGCCGTTGATGATGGTGCCGGTACAGATTCTTGATGGCGTCGCGGCAGGGATATTGGGCGTGGCGGTGCCAGGTTTTATCGTGAAATTATTGCAGGGAAGTGGGCATGTGAATGCGGGTCAGAGTGTGGTGATGCTCATGCAGGGGGCTGGGGCGTCATTGAGTCCCGCATTGACCGGGACAATTGCGGGTCGCTACTCATTTTCTACGGCCTTCAGTGTGCTTAGCGTCATTGCACTTGCCGCGCTGCTTGTCTGGTGGCGATATGCGGACCTGCTCATGACACATTCCGCAGCGAGTCCAGTGAAGGTCGTTACAGACTAA